A window of the Streptomyces luomodiensis genome harbors these coding sequences:
- a CDS encoding NACHT domain-containing protein, with translation MDPAAAAAASTAATATDALVQELFVADGPVDRPVRLASLVAFQGDHRTLTERDLTRIAAALVEAELRRTAHPGVIGALARTLHSLGTIDLDDVRAVRLGPEAFARHLAVAAPDAGEGLAPDEARLHATLREAVAAHILRFLTLRSRFLAAAEDAAFEERYAQDIVAAHDHLTIYGIDLAHSPDSWPLDAAYLSLETETDGGSPSAPAEQALAGRERVLLWGVAGAGKTTLVQRLAVSVARGDLPAPLEGLRGRVPFVLPVRRFRHDSNSNHDNNGNSHHDSHRNGFPEPDAFLSAVRYPHAAAQPPGWAERVLSDGRGLLLVDGVDEAPEQERERLREALRELPARYPGNVWLVTSRPSAVRENWLASERFTELKLSPLSRDGVTAFIRCWHEAARQDITDRADLDRLSGYEETLLDAVRITRELGRLATNPLMCGLLCALHRDRRGYLPRGRKALYDAALSMLLERRDRERAMLPPDGIDLPQEPKIQLLQKLAHWMLVNGRSEMDRATAVETLGRHLPAIPHAARQGGPEEIYRHLLNRTGLLREPTPGSVDFVHRTFQDYLSARAVVERHDFDFLIDHAHLDDWEEVIRMSVALARPDECGYLLEGLLAARKDARPVHARHRKLLAAACLEHATELDPEVRSRVHRYTRDLVRPTSLEAARALGWIGPIVLEMLPDPSGVSDEEAHRLAVTATSIADDRAIDYLVRLRDRASWAVRAQLAGAWRRYDTDRYADEIIAHLDARELDFPVSDLEELRALRRLGGRPCVQIAGAFTPEQLTEGLVAERLAELWLAYDLGEDLDLSWLAAFPRLHTLRLSHRNAEVTGVPEGVQVIVTGA, from the coding sequence ATGGATCCCGCAGCCGCAGCCGCAGCCTCAACCGCAGCCACAGCCACAGACGCACTGGTCCAGGAACTCTTCGTCGCGGACGGACCGGTGGACCGGCCCGTCCGGCTCGCCTCTCTCGTCGCCTTCCAGGGCGACCACCGCACGCTCACCGAACGGGACCTGACCCGGATCGCCGCCGCACTCGTCGAAGCGGAGCTGCGACGTACGGCCCACCCAGGAGTCATCGGCGCGCTCGCCCGCACCCTCCACTCCCTCGGCACCATCGACCTGGACGACGTACGGGCGGTACGCCTCGGCCCCGAAGCCTTCGCCCGGCACCTGGCCGTCGCCGCGCCCGACGCCGGCGAAGGGCTGGCCCCGGACGAGGCCCGGCTGCACGCCACCCTCCGGGAGGCCGTCGCCGCGCACATCCTGCGCTTCCTCACCCTCCGCTCCCGTTTCCTCGCGGCCGCCGAGGACGCCGCGTTCGAGGAGCGCTACGCCCAGGACATCGTGGCCGCCCACGACCACCTCACGATCTACGGCATCGACCTGGCCCACTCCCCCGACAGCTGGCCCCTGGACGCCGCCTACCTCAGCCTGGAGACCGAGACCGACGGGGGCAGCCCCAGCGCCCCCGCCGAGCAGGCCCTCGCCGGACGCGAAAGGGTGCTGCTGTGGGGCGTGGCCGGGGCGGGCAAGACCACGCTGGTGCAGCGGCTCGCGGTATCCGTGGCACGCGGCGACCTCCCGGCCCCGCTGGAGGGGCTGCGCGGACGGGTGCCGTTCGTGCTCCCGGTGCGCCGCTTCCGCCACGACAGCAACAGCAACCACGACAACAACGGCAACAGCCACCACGACAGCCACCGCAACGGCTTCCCGGAGCCCGACGCCTTCCTCTCCGCCGTCCGCTATCCGCACGCCGCCGCCCAGCCCCCAGGATGGGCCGAACGCGTGCTGTCCGACGGGCGCGGCCTCCTGCTCGTGGACGGCGTGGACGAAGCCCCGGAACAGGAGCGCGAGCGCCTCCGCGAGGCACTGCGCGAGCTTCCGGCGCGCTATCCGGGAAATGTCTGGCTGGTCACCTCGCGCCCCTCCGCCGTACGGGAGAACTGGCTGGCCTCGGAGCGCTTCACCGAGCTGAAACTCTCCCCGCTCAGCCGCGACGGGGTCACCGCGTTCATCCGGTGCTGGCATGAAGCAGCCCGCCAGGACATCACCGACCGGGCCGATCTGGACCGGCTGAGCGGTTACGAGGAAACGCTGCTGGACGCCGTAAGGATTACCCGGGAGCTCGGCCGGCTGGCCACCAATCCGCTGATGTGCGGTCTGCTGTGCGCACTGCACCGGGACCGCCGCGGCTATCTGCCGCGCGGCCGTAAAGCCCTCTATGACGCGGCCCTTTCCATGCTGCTGGAACGGCGCGACCGTGAGCGCGCCATGCTGCCGCCGGATGGAATCGACCTCCCCCAGGAACCGAAGATCCAGCTGTTGCAGAAGCTCGCGCACTGGATGCTCGTCAACGGCCGGTCCGAAATGGACCGGGCCACCGCGGTCGAGACGCTGGGCCGGCACCTGCCCGCCATTCCGCACGCGGCGCGGCAGGGCGGGCCGGAGGAGATCTACCGCCATCTGCTCAACCGGACCGGTCTATTGCGCGAGCCCACACCCGGGTCGGTCGATTTCGTGCACCGAACGTTCCAGGACTATCTCAGCGCGCGAGCGGTCGTGGAACGGCACGATTTCGACTTCCTGATCGACCACGCACACCTGGACGACTGGGAAGAAGTGATCAGAATGTCGGTGGCTCTCGCCCGCCCCGATGAATGCGGCTACCTCCTGGAGGGGCTGCTGGCGGCCCGTAAAGACGCCCGGCCGGTCCATGCCCGCCATCGCAAACTCCTGGCGGCCGCCTGTCTGGAACACGCGACGGAGCTGGACCCCGAGGTGCGTTCCCGGGTGCATCGCTATACCCGGGATCTGGTACGCCCGACCTCGCTCGAAGCGGCCCGTGCGCTGGGCTGGATCGGGCCTATCGTGCTGGAAATGCTGCCCGATCCCAGCGGCGTATCCGATGAGGAAGCCCACCGGCTGGCGGTCACCGCCACCTCGATAGCCGACGACCGTGCCATCGACTATCTGGTGCGGCTGCGGGACCGCGCCTCCTGGGCGGTACGGGCGCAGCTCGCGGGCGCCTGGCGGCGATATGACACCGACCGTTACGCCGACGAAATCATCGCCCATCTCGATGCGCGGGAACTCGACTTTCCGGTGTCGGACCTGGAGGAACTGCGGGCGCTGCGCCGGCTCGGCGGCCGCCCTTGCGTCCAGATAGCCGGGGCGTTCACCCCGGAGCAGCTGACCGAGGGCCTGGTGGCCGAGCGGCTGGCCGAGCTGTGGCTCGCCTACGACCTCGGCGAGGACCTGGACCTGAGCTGGCTGGCCGCCTTCCCCCGGCTGCACACCCTGCGGCTGAGCCACCGCAACGCGGAAGTGACCGGGGTCCCGGAGGGCGTCCAGGTCATCGTGACGGGGGCGTGA
- a CDS encoding ATP-dependent Clp protease ATP-binding subunit: protein MFERFTDRARRVVVLAQEEARMLNHNYIGTEHILLGLIHEGEGVAAKALESLGISLEAVRQQVEEIIGQGQQAPSGHIPFTPRAKKVLELSLREALQLGHNYIGTEHILLGLIREGEGVAAQVLVKLGADLNRVRQQVIQLLSGYQGKEAATAGGPAEGTPSTSLVLDQFGRNLTQAARESKLDPVIGREKEIERVMQVLSRRTKNNPVLIGEPGVGKTAVVEGLAQAIVKGEVPETLKDKHLYTLDLGALVAGSRYRGDFEERLKKVLKEIRTRGDIILFIDELHTLVGAGAAEGAIDAASILKPMLARGELQTIGATTLDEYRKYLEKDAALERRFQPIQVAEPSLPHTIEILKGLRDRYEAHHRVSITDSALVAAATLADRYISDRFLPDKAIDLIDEAGSRMRIRRMTAPPDLREFDEKIADVRREKESAIDSQDFEMAAGLRDKEKQLLAAKAKREKEWKAGDMDVVAEVDEELIAEVLATATGIPVFKLTEEESSRLLRMEDELHKRVIGQKDAIKALSQAIRRTRAGLKDPKRPGGSFIFAGPSGVGKTELSKTLAEFLFGDEDAMISLDMSEFSEKHTVSRLFGSPPGYVGYEEGGQLTEKVRRKPFSVVLFDEVEKAHPDIFNSLLQILEDGRLTDSQGRVVDFKNTVIIMTTNLGTRDISKGFNLGFAAQGDVKTGYERMKAKVNEELKQHFRPEFLNRVDDTVVFHQLTESDIIQIVDLMIAKVDERLKDRDMGIELSGEAKKLLAKRGYDPVLGARPLRRTIQREVEDVLSEKILFGELRPGHIVVVDTEGEGEEKKFTFRGEEKSALPDTPPIESAAGGAGPNLSKEA from the coding sequence ATGTTCGAGAGGTTCACCGACCGCGCGCGGCGGGTTGTCGTCCTGGCTCAGGAAGAAGCCCGGATGCTCAACCACAACTACATCGGCACCGAACACATTCTCCTGGGCCTGATCCACGAGGGTGAGGGTGTCGCCGCTAAGGCCCTGGAGAGCCTCGGGATTTCGCTCGAGGCGGTCCGCCAGCAGGTGGAGGAGATCATCGGCCAGGGCCAGCAGGCCCCGTCCGGGCACATCCCCTTCACCCCCCGTGCCAAGAAGGTCCTGGAGCTGTCGCTCCGCGAGGCCCTTCAGCTCGGCCACAACTACATCGGTACGGAGCACATCCTGCTCGGCCTGATCCGCGAGGGCGAGGGCGTCGCCGCCCAGGTCCTCGTGAAGCTGGGCGCCGATCTGAACCGGGTGCGGCAGCAGGTCATCCAGCTGCTCTCCGGCTACCAGGGCAAGGAGGCCGCCACCGCCGGCGGCCCGGCGGAGGGCACTCCCTCCACCTCGCTCGTCCTGGACCAGTTCGGCCGCAACCTCACCCAGGCGGCCCGCGAATCCAAGCTCGACCCGGTCATCGGGCGCGAGAAGGAGATCGAGCGGGTCATGCAGGTGCTCTCGCGCCGTACCAAGAACAACCCGGTCCTCATCGGCGAGCCCGGCGTCGGTAAGACGGCGGTCGTCGAGGGACTGGCCCAGGCCATCGTCAAGGGCGAGGTGCCCGAGACCCTCAAGGACAAGCACCTCTACACCCTCGACCTGGGCGCCCTGGTCGCCGGCTCCCGCTACCGCGGTGACTTCGAGGAGCGCCTGAAGAAGGTGCTCAAGGAGATCCGCACCCGCGGCGACATCATCCTGTTCATCGACGAGCTCCACACCCTGGTGGGTGCGGGCGCCGCCGAGGGCGCGATCGATGCCGCGAGCATCCTCAAGCCGATGCTGGCGCGGGGCGAGCTGCAGACCATTGGCGCGACCACGCTCGACGAGTACCGCAAGTACCTGGAGAAGGACGCGGCCCTGGAGCGCCGCTTCCAGCCCATCCAGGTCGCCGAGCCGTCGCTGCCCCACACCATCGAGATCCTCAAGGGTCTGCGGGACCGCTACGAGGCGCACCACCGCGTCTCGATCACGGACTCCGCCCTGGTCGCGGCCGCCACCCTGGCCGACCGCTACATCTCGGACCGCTTCCTGCCGGACAAGGCGATCGACCTGATCGACGAGGCCGGTTCCCGGATGCGGATCCGCCGGATGACCGCACCGCCGGACCTGCGCGAATTCGACGAGAAGATCGCCGATGTGCGCCGGGAGAAGGAGTCCGCGATCGACTCGCAGGACTTCGAGATGGCCGCGGGCCTGCGGGACAAGGAGAAGCAGCTCCTGGCCGCCAAGGCGAAGCGGGAGAAGGAGTGGAAGGCCGGCGACATGGACGTCGTCGCCGAGGTCGACGAGGAGCTGATCGCCGAGGTCCTGGCCACGGCCACCGGTATCCCGGTCTTCAAGCTGACCGAGGAGGAGTCCTCCCGGCTGCTGCGCATGGAGGACGAGCTGCACAAGCGCGTCATCGGCCAGAAGGACGCCATCAAGGCGCTCTCCCAGGCCATCCGGCGCACCCGTGCGGGCCTCAAGGACCCCAAGCGCCCCGGCGGCTCGTTCATCTTCGCGGGCCCGTCCGGTGTCGGTAAGACCGAGCTCAGCAAGACCCTCGCCGAGTTCCTCTTCGGCGACGAGGACGCGATGATCTCGCTCGACATGTCGGAGTTCAGCGAGAAGCACACCGTCTCGCGGCTCTTCGGCTCCCCGCCCGGATACGTGGGCTACGAGGAGGGCGGCCAGCTCACCGAGAAGGTGCGCCGCAAGCCGTTCTCCGTGGTCCTCTTCGACGAGGTCGAGAAGGCCCACCCGGACATCTTCAACTCGCTGCTCCAGATCCTGGAGGACGGTCGGCTGACCGACTCCCAGGGCCGGGTCGTGGACTTCAAGAACACGGTGATCATCATGACCACCAACCTCGGCACCCGGGACATCTCCAAGGGCTTCAACCTGGGCTTCGCCGCCCAGGGCGATGTGAAGACCGGCTACGAGCGGATGAAGGCCAAGGTCAACGAGGAGCTGAAGCAGCACTTCCGCCCCGAGTTCCTGAACCGTGTCGACGACACCGTCGTCTTCCACCAGCTCACCGAGAGCGACATCATCCAGATCGTCGACCTCATGATCGCCAAGGTGGACGAGCGGCTCAAGGACCGCGACATGGGCATCGAGCTCAGTGGCGAGGCCAAGAAGCTGCTGGCCAAGCGGGGCTACGACCCGGTCCTGGGCGCCCGGCCGCTGCGCCGGACGATCCAGCGCGAGGTCGAGGACGTGCTCTCGGAGAAGATCCTCTTCGGTGAGCTGCGTCCGGGCCACATCGTGGTCGTGGACACCGAGGGCGAGGGTGAGGAGAAGAAGTTCACCTTCCGCGGCGAGGAGAAGTCGGCGCTGCCGGACACCCCGCCGATCGAGTCCGCCGCCGGTGGCGCGGGCCCGAACCTCAGCAAGGAGGCGTGA
- a CDS encoding SCO3374 family protein, producing MIPRAHGVRRSAPAALSRWYERELGWPTADSDPVELLTGVAFDVIELPAVAGFAMLRRVPRTGPVAVEGAWMRLLVAAGCADELPGLLDWLEWGGVPLDLSAIGAGGRITAPCPASSWPLPLAAGTPGERCPQEAAVWLRPPDPKGEVEPTLPRTGFGGDGGAPDLVRLVGAAATECHRARLLRARPLPRQRRAGEG from the coding sequence ATGATCCCCAGGGCTCACGGCGTGCGGCGGTCCGCACCGGCCGCCTTGTCACGCTGGTACGAGCGGGAGCTGGGCTGGCCGACGGCCGACAGCGATCCCGTCGAGCTGCTCACGGGGGTGGCCTTCGACGTCATCGAGCTGCCGGCCGTGGCCGGTTTCGCGATGCTGAGGCGCGTGCCGCGGACCGGTCCGGTCGCGGTGGAGGGCGCCTGGATGCGGCTTCTGGTGGCCGCCGGCTGCGCCGACGAGCTGCCGGGGCTGCTCGACTGGCTGGAGTGGGGCGGTGTGCCCCTGGACCTGAGCGCGATCGGCGCCGGAGGCCGGATCACCGCTCCCTGCCCCGCCTCCTCCTGGCCCCTGCCCCTGGCCGCCGGGACGCCCGGTGAACGGTGCCCGCAGGAGGCCGCCGTATGGCTGCGACCTCCCGACCCGAAGGGCGAGGTGGAGCCGACGCTGCCGAGGACAGGCTTCGGGGGCGATGGGGGCGCCCCCGATCTTGTGCGGCTCGTGGGTGCGGCGGCCACCGAGTGCCACCGAGCCCGATTGCTGCGCGCCCGGCCGCTGCCCAGGCAGCGGCGAGCCGGGGAAGGCTGA
- a CDS encoding histone-like nucleoid-structuring protein Lsr2, with the protein MAQKVQVLLVDDLDGGEADETVTFALDGKSYEIDLTTANADKLRDALEPYTKGGRRTGGRASGGRGKTRVASGGSQDTAKIRAWAKENGYEVNDRGRVPATVREAYEKANG; encoded by the coding sequence ATGGCACAGAAGGTTCAGGTCCTTCTTGTCGACGACCTCGACGGCGGCGAGGCGGACGAGACCGTGACGTTCGCGCTGGACGGCAAGAGCTACGAGATCGACCTCACCACCGCCAACGCGGACAAGCTCCGTGACGCCCTGGAGCCCTACACCAAGGGCGGCCGGCGCACCGGTGGCCGGGCCTCCGGCGGCCGCGGCAAGACGCGCGTGGCGTCGGGCGGCAGCCAGGACACCGCGAAGATCCGCGCCTGGGCGAAGGAGAACGGCTACGAGGTCAACGACCGCGGCCGTGTCCCGGCGACCGTTCGTGAGGCGTACGAGAAGGCCAACGGCTGA
- a CDS encoding amino-acid N-acetyltransferase, which yields MSSALSKVVTVRRARTSDVRAVRRLIDSYVADGILLDKATVTLYEDIQEFWVAERDEDGEVIGCGALHVMWEDLAEVRTLAVDRSLKGSGVGHVVLDKLLQTARWLGVRRIFCLTFEVDFFTKHGFVEIGETPVDGDVYSELLRSYDEGVAEFLGLERVKPNTLGNSRMLLQL from the coding sequence ATGTCCTCAGCACTATCAAAAGTAGTCACCGTCCGCCGTGCCCGGACCAGCGATGTACGGGCGGTGCGCCGGCTCATCGACTCCTACGTGGCCGATGGCATCCTGCTCGACAAAGCCACCGTGACGCTTTACGAGGACATCCAGGAGTTCTGGGTCGCCGAGCGCGACGAGGACGGTGAGGTCATTGGCTGCGGCGCGCTGCACGTCATGTGGGAAGACCTCGCGGAGGTGCGCACTCTCGCCGTCGATCGGTCTCTCAAGGGCAGCGGCGTAGGCCACGTGGTGCTCGACAAGCTGTTGCAGACGGCCCGCTGGCTGGGCGTGCGGCGCATTTTCTGCCTCACCTTCGAAGTCGACTTCTTCACCAAGCACGGCTTCGTGGAGATCGGCGAGACGCCGGTCGACGGCGATGTCTACAGCGAGCTCCTGCGTTCCTATGACGAGGGCGTCGCCGAGTTCCTTGGTCTCGAACGGGTGAAGCCGAACACCCTTGGCAACAGCCGGATGCTTCTGCAACTGTGA
- a CDS encoding BlaI/MecI/CopY family transcriptional regulator translates to MPRPLGDLEDAVMTRVWKWNRPVTVREVLEDLQRERSIAYTTVMTVMDNLHHKGWLRREVEGRAYRYAAVSTRAAYSAALMNEAWSASDNPAAALVAFFGMMSEEQRDALRDAMRVAQLGEPGESPGESGR, encoded by the coding sequence GTGCCTAGGCCATTGGGAGATCTCGAAGACGCGGTCATGACGCGGGTGTGGAAGTGGAACCGCCCGGTCACGGTCCGGGAAGTCCTGGAAGACCTTCAGCGGGAACGCTCGATCGCCTACACCACGGTCATGACCGTAATGGACAACCTCCATCACAAGGGCTGGCTGCGCCGGGAGGTGGAAGGCCGCGCCTATCGATATGCGGCGGTCTCCACCCGCGCCGCCTACTCGGCCGCACTGATGAACGAAGCGTGGTCGGCCAGTGACAACCCCGCGGCCGCCCTCGTCGCGTTCTTCGGGATGATGTCCGAAGAGCAGCGCGACGCACTACGGGATGCCATGCGCGTCGCACAACTGGGGGAGCCGGGGGAGAGCCCCGGTGAGTCGGGGCGATGA
- a CDS encoding type III pantothenate kinase, with the protein MLLTIDVGNTHTVLGLFDGDEIIEHWRISTDARRTADELAVLLQGLMGMHPLLGEELGDGIAGISICSTVPSVLHELREVTRRYYGDVPSVLVEPGVKTGVPILVDNPKEVGADRIINALAAVELYEGPCVVVDFGTATTFDAVSARGEYLGGVIAPGIEISVEALGVRGAQLRKIELARPRSVIGKNTVEAMQSGILYGFAGQVDGIVRRMARELAQDPEDVTVIATGGLAPMVLGESSVIDEHEPWLTLIGLRLVYERNVSRG; encoded by the coding sequence ATGCTGCTGACCATCGACGTCGGTAACACCCATACCGTGCTGGGCCTCTTCGACGGCGACGAGATCATCGAGCACTGGCGGATCTCCACCGACGCCCGCCGCACCGCCGATGAACTCGCCGTCCTGCTCCAGGGCCTGATGGGCATGCACCCGCTGCTCGGCGAGGAGCTGGGCGACGGCATCGCGGGCATCTCCATCTGCTCCACCGTCCCCTCGGTGCTCCACGAGCTGCGCGAGGTGACCCGCCGCTATTACGGCGATGTGCCGTCCGTCCTGGTGGAGCCGGGGGTGAAGACCGGGGTGCCGATCCTGGTGGACAACCCCAAGGAGGTCGGCGCCGACCGGATCATCAACGCGCTGGCCGCCGTCGAGCTGTACGAGGGACCGTGCGTGGTCGTCGACTTCGGCACCGCGACGACCTTCGACGCGGTCAGCGCCCGCGGTGAGTACCTGGGCGGGGTGATCGCGCCGGGCATCGAGATCTCGGTCGAGGCGCTGGGCGTACGCGGGGCGCAATTGCGCAAGATCGAGCTGGCCCGCCCACGCAGCGTGATCGGCAAGAACACGGTGGAGGCCATGCAGTCCGGCATCCTCTACGGTTTCGCGGGCCAGGTCGACGGGATCGTCCGCCGTATGGCGCGGGAGCTGGCCCAGGACCCGGAGGACGTCACCGTGATCGCCACTGGCGGGCTGGCGCCCATGGTGCTAGGAGAATCCTCAGTGATCGATGAGCATGAGCCCTGGCTGACTCTCATCGGCCTCAGACTGGTCTACGAGCGGAACGTCTCGCGCGGCTGA
- the nadC gene encoding carboxylating nicotinate-nucleotide diphosphorylase — MSSSTSEDRQPPVALPLLQIGRPGEGSGCGDACGCGGDDADGYGLDPMECGLDPDLAALLVAAGLDPVQVEDIAHMAIEEDLDQGVDVTTVATVPEDAFATGDFTAREAGTVAGLRIAEAILSVVCTDAFEVERHVEDGDRVVAGQKLLSVRTRTRDLLTGERSALNLLCRLSGIATATRAWADALEGTKTRVRDTRKTTPGLRALEKYAVRCGGGVNHRMSLSDAALVKDNHVIAAGGVAEAFGAVRAEFPDVPIEVEVDTLDQIPPVLEAGADLILLDNFTPERTREAVELVAGRAALESSGRLTLAGARTYAETGVDYLAVGALTHSSPILDIGLDLREAEVS; from the coding sequence GTGAGCAGCAGCACCTCCGAAGACCGTCAGCCACCAGTGGCCCTGCCGCTGTTGCAGATCGGCCGCCCCGGTGAGGGGTCGGGCTGCGGTGACGCCTGCGGCTGCGGCGGGGACGACGCCGACGGCTATGGGCTCGACCCGATGGAGTGCGGTCTGGACCCCGATCTCGCCGCGCTGCTGGTCGCCGCCGGACTCGACCCCGTCCAGGTCGAGGACATCGCGCACATGGCCATCGAGGAGGACCTCGACCAGGGCGTGGACGTCACCACCGTGGCCACCGTCCCCGAGGACGCCTTCGCCACCGGCGACTTCACGGCCCGTGAGGCGGGCACCGTCGCGGGGCTGCGGATCGCCGAGGCGATCCTGTCCGTCGTCTGCACGGACGCCTTCGAGGTCGAGCGGCATGTCGAGGACGGCGACCGGGTGGTGGCCGGCCAGAAGCTGCTCAGCGTCCGCACCCGCACCCGCGATCTGCTCACCGGCGAGCGCAGCGCGCTCAACCTCCTGTGCCGCCTCTCCGGTATCGCCACCGCGACCCGCGCGTGGGCCGACGCCCTGGAGGGGACGAAGACCAGGGTCCGGGACACCCGTAAGACCACCCCGGGGCTGCGTGCCCTGGAGAAGTACGCGGTGCGCTGCGGCGGCGGCGTCAACCACCGGATGTCGCTCTCGGACGCCGCGCTGGTCAAGGACAACCACGTGATCGCGGCGGGCGGCGTCGCGGAGGCGTTCGGCGCGGTGCGGGCCGAGTTCCCGGATGTGCCGATCGAGGTGGAGGTCGACACCCTCGACCAGATCCCGCCGGTCCTGGAGGCGGGCGCGGATCTGATCCTGCTGGACAACTTCACCCCGGAGCGCACCCGCGAGGCCGTCGAGCTGGTCGCCGGGCGCGCCGCCCTGGAGTCCTCGGGCCGGCTGACGCTCGCGGGCGCCCGTACGTACGCCGAGACGGGCGTCGACTATCTGGCGGTCGGGGCGCTCACCCACTCCTCCCCGATCCTGGACATCGGCCTGGACCTGCGCGAGGCCGAGGTGAGCTGA